From Synoicihabitans lomoniglobus, the proteins below share one genomic window:
- the trpS gene encoding tryptophan--tRNA ligase, whose translation MATRTLTGITPSGTLHVGNYFGAMRPAIAAQDLGECYYFIADYHSLTSVFDPEVRRAHTLGIALDWLACGLDPAKSVFWRQSDVPEVCELTWLLGTLTPMGLLERAHSYKDKTAKGIAPNFGLFAYPVLMAADILLYDTTVVPVGKDQKQHLEMTRDIAIKFNQTYGETFVVPEPSIAEEVAVIPGLDGQKMSKSYNNTLPIFGEEKVLKKKIMSIVMDSRTREEPKPDAADLPATKLLKFFAPNDVYDDVLAQLQAGGFGYGDLKKALFEHYWEFYREARERRADLAGNLDHVNAVLRDGADRARTVATDVMDRARRACGLV comes from the coding sequence ATGGCTACTCGCACTCTCACAGGCATCACTCCTTCCGGCACGTTGCATGTCGGCAACTACTTCGGCGCCATGCGCCCGGCTATCGCGGCACAGGATCTCGGCGAATGTTATTATTTCATCGCGGATTACCATTCGTTGACCTCGGTCTTTGATCCGGAAGTGCGTCGCGCCCATACCCTCGGCATCGCGCTCGATTGGCTGGCCTGTGGGCTCGATCCGGCGAAGAGCGTTTTCTGGCGGCAAAGTGACGTGCCGGAGGTGTGCGAATTGACGTGGTTGCTCGGCACCCTCACGCCCATGGGCCTCCTCGAGCGGGCGCACAGTTACAAGGACAAGACCGCGAAGGGCATCGCGCCGAACTTTGGGCTCTTTGCCTATCCCGTGCTCATGGCGGCGGACATTTTGCTCTACGACACGACGGTGGTGCCGGTCGGCAAGGATCAGAAGCAGCACTTGGAAATGACCCGCGACATCGCGATCAAGTTCAACCAAACCTACGGCGAAACCTTCGTGGTGCCCGAGCCCTCGATCGCCGAGGAAGTGGCGGTGATTCCGGGGCTGGATGGCCAGAAAATGAGCAAGAGCTACAACAATACGCTGCCCATTTTCGGCGAAGAAAAGGTGCTCAAGAAGAAGATCATGTCGATCGTGATGGACAGCCGCACGCGGGAGGAGCCGAAACCCGACGCGGCGGACCTGCCCGCAACCAAGTTGCTCAAGTTTTTTGCTCCGAACGACGTCTACGACGACGTGCTCGCTCAATTGCAGGCGGGTGGTTTCGGCTACGGCGACCTGAAGAAGGCGCTCTTCGAACACTATTGGGAGTTCTACCGCGAAGCCCGCGAACGGCGCGCGGATCTCGCGGGCAACCTGGATCACGTCAACGCGGTGTTGCGCGACGGCGCCGATCGGGCACGCACGGTGGCGACCGATGTGATGGACCGCGCGCGCCGGGCCTGCGGTTTGGTCTGA
- a CDS encoding c-type cytochrome, producing MRPLPPRFSTLVLLALGGAIHGANIPEHLAREDTPYYQDYRQPDFPFVEATLDLRGLAPAGNTTNLVPRALVLPLGDDVYVGFDTELLRVAAIWHGDFITPHGMAMLSYAVPLRKLSGGQSRLPQPQGRIVAATGLYPGWQPAADVSFDDPRPRGPDPEELGRGPLPTTDGRWRAIDDHGSAATLHYTLGPVAVTEQFSAHHHETRPFVVRRIELAPHDQPLVCIAAELDENVDTVPTRFAAHGAALTVADGRHIIASIAPSADPQIINIIYALDGQDVPHDLPLSDTFVSTSVNRAELTATTHMVEGVPQGSYAVDELAIPYPNPWQRRIRPMDIDFYPSGEAVMVTYDGDVFRMAGLNANSDEPVTMRRIATGLCEPQSITLRGDEIFVFTRLGLIRLLDLDGDDDTDRYEMFSNDFVQSAETRAFPLSMVPRADGGFLLSIGGQQEAHAAPHAGRVLEIDATGKFVRVYAEGLRNGYLSEFGESGRIIATDQQGNWVPATPMLEILPGNFYGFEPGTTHSRNTPPVPLWIPHRFAQSGIDLVTVPTDNRSLGDLAGSVLMLDFYKPSVVKILTGPADPIRQAVAVPLPVNFEVPLIKGEISPLDGMAYFGGMQIWSCIAPRIEGLCRLRAVESHDALPVAAEAHAEGLRLQFSRPLDPAHALEPSHYQVTSWSYRRTAQYGSGYYRADGEPGVDAALVHSVFLSSDRTTVFLAIDGMVPVEQLELIYDQPDGSSQKVFFTINALAPLDASTRASLGVEDFTALFASAPAPRETIHRTVSLSVERGREIYTQFACAGCHSLDGTTEGFSGPSWKNIYQTRRPLTNGRRRMANSNYLRDAIMDPTRDIVAGYDQSDVAMPSYRGILNADDVDSLIMFLETLRDTPPEPADPR from the coding sequence ATGCGTCCTCTACCCCCGCGCTTCAGCACGTTGGTGCTCCTGGCCCTTGGTGGTGCCATTCATGGTGCCAACATTCCGGAACACTTGGCCCGCGAAGACACCCCTTACTATCAAGACTACCGGCAGCCCGACTTCCCCTTCGTCGAGGCCACCCTCGACCTTCGTGGATTGGCACCGGCGGGAAATACGACCAATCTCGTGCCCCGGGCACTGGTGCTGCCGCTGGGCGACGACGTCTACGTCGGCTTCGACACCGAACTCCTGCGGGTCGCCGCCATTTGGCATGGCGATTTCATCACGCCGCACGGCATGGCCATGCTGTCCTACGCGGTGCCGCTGCGGAAACTTTCCGGGGGACAATCCCGTCTGCCCCAGCCGCAGGGCCGGATCGTCGCCGCCACGGGTTTGTATCCAGGTTGGCAACCCGCGGCGGATGTGTCGTTCGACGATCCTCGTCCCCGCGGTCCCGATCCGGAGGAATTGGGCCGGGGCCCCCTTCCCACGACCGATGGACGCTGGCGCGCGATCGATGACCACGGCTCGGCCGCGACCCTGCATTACACCTTGGGACCCGTGGCCGTGACGGAACAATTCTCCGCGCACCACCACGAAACTCGCCCGTTTGTCGTGCGCCGAATCGAGCTCGCGCCGCACGATCAACCGTTGGTCTGCATCGCCGCCGAGCTCGACGAAAACGTGGATACCGTGCCCACCCGTTTCGCCGCCCACGGAGCCGCGCTCACCGTGGCCGACGGTCGCCATATCATCGCCTCCATCGCGCCTTCCGCCGACCCACAGATCATCAACATCATCTACGCCTTGGACGGGCAAGACGTGCCTCACGACCTCCCGCTCTCCGACACTTTCGTCTCCACCTCCGTCAACCGGGCCGAGTTGACTGCGACCACGCACATGGTGGAGGGAGTGCCCCAGGGGTCCTACGCGGTGGACGAACTCGCGATTCCCTACCCCAATCCCTGGCAACGACGTATCCGTCCCATGGATATCGATTTTTATCCTTCGGGCGAAGCCGTCATGGTCACCTACGATGGCGACGTCTTTCGTATGGCGGGCCTCAATGCCAACAGTGATGAGCCCGTTACCATGCGCCGCATCGCGACCGGGCTCTGCGAGCCTCAATCGATCACGCTTCGCGGCGATGAAATATTCGTCTTCACCCGCTTGGGCCTCATTCGGCTCCTCGATCTCGACGGCGACGACGATACCGACCGCTACGAAATGTTCTCCAACGACTTCGTGCAAAGCGCGGAGACTCGCGCGTTTCCGTTGAGCATGGTGCCGCGCGCGGACGGCGGCTTTTTACTCTCCATCGGCGGCCAACAGGAGGCCCACGCCGCCCCTCACGCTGGTCGGGTGCTGGAAATCGACGCGACCGGCAAATTCGTTCGAGTTTACGCCGAAGGCCTGCGCAACGGCTACCTGAGCGAGTTCGGCGAGTCCGGTCGCATCATTGCCACTGATCAACAAGGCAACTGGGTGCCGGCCACCCCGATGCTCGAGATCCTTCCGGGCAATTTTTATGGATTCGAACCCGGCACGACCCACTCGCGCAACACCCCACCCGTGCCATTGTGGATTCCGCATCGTTTCGCTCAAAGCGGCATTGATCTGGTCACGGTCCCGACCGACAACCGGAGCCTGGGCGATTTGGCGGGCAGTGTGCTGATGTTGGATTTCTACAAACCCAGCGTCGTTAAAATTCTGACCGGCCCGGCCGACCCCATCCGTCAGGCGGTCGCCGTTCCGCTTCCCGTGAATTTCGAAGTGCCGTTGATCAAGGGAGAGATCAGTCCGCTTGATGGCATGGCCTATTTCGGTGGCATGCAAATCTGGAGCTGCATCGCCCCGCGCATCGAGGGACTCTGTCGCCTGCGCGCGGTCGAGTCGCACGATGCCCTCCCCGTCGCAGCCGAAGCCCATGCCGAGGGTCTCCGGCTGCAGTTTTCCCGACCGCTCGATCCCGCTCATGCGTTGGAGCCGAGCCACTACCAAGTCACGAGTTGGTCTTACCGTCGCACCGCGCAATACGGTTCGGGCTACTATCGCGCCGACGGCGAACCCGGGGTCGATGCCGCGTTGGTCCACTCCGTATTCCTGTCCTCGGATCGCACCACCGTTTTTCTCGCGATCGATGGCATGGTGCCGGTGGAACAACTCGAGCTGATTTACGATCAACCCGACGGATCCAGCCAAAAGGTCTTTTTCACCATCAACGCGCTCGCCCCGCTCGACGCTTCCACGCGCGCGTCCCTTGGAGTGGAGGATTTTACCGCCTTGTTTGCCTCCGCCCCCGCGCCCCGGGAAACAATCCATCGCACCGTGTCGTTGTCCGTCGAACGCGGTCGCGAAATCTACACCCAGTTCGCCTGCGCCGGCTGCCACTCCCTCGACGGCACCACGGAAGGATTCTCGGGACCATCGTGGAAAAACATCTACCAAACCCGCCGCCCTTTGACCAACGGACGCCGCCGCATGGCCAACTCCAACTACCTGCGCGATGCGATCATGGATCCCACCCGAGATATCGTCGCTGGTTACGATCAGTCCGATGTGGCCATGCCCTCCTATCGCGGAATTTTAAACGCCGACGACGTCGACTCTTTGATCATGTTCCTCGAAACCCTCCGCGATACGCCGCCCGAGCCTGCCGATCCCCGGTGA
- the ppdK gene encoding pyruvate, phosphate dikinase gives MAAKTQAKKTAKKAVKTTAKAVKKAPAKKKTAAKAPKYVYSWGAGKADGNGKMKPLLGGKGANLAEMSRIGLPVPAGFTVTTEVCTHYYANGRKYPADLQRQMELGIAKVEKVMGVKFGDAKGFPLLVAVRSGARDSMPGMMDTILNLGLNDETVVALETATGNARFAWDCYRRFVQMYGDVVLGVQKRAGEDHEPFEVVIEEAKAEFLGNAHAEDTDLSADHLKEVIARFKTLVKDRTGHDFPSNPWDQLQGAMSAVFGSWMNDRANVYRRKYGIPAEWGTAVNVQAMVFGNTGSESGSGVAFTRDPATGEKVFYGEFLMNAQGEDVVAGVRTPYPVADLKKQQPASLKELERIRGVLEKHFTDMQDFEFTIQDHKVFMLQTRNGKRTGVAAVRIACEMVKEKLIDWKTAVSRVPADQLEQVLAPIFDAKAVKAADKIATGLPAGPGAATGKIYFNADRAVEANEKGQKVLLVRVETSPEDLRGMIAAEGILTARGGVSSHAALVARQMGKVCVCGAAALHVDYDKRTLKVGKTTYKEGDFLSIDGTAGTVYAGEVPTAPSEVVQGLIQGNKKAQKSGTYQNFVQLMAWCKKATKMVVRTNADTPEQTAQAVAFGAVGIGLTRTEHMFFEGERIDAMREMILSDSTEAREAALAKLLPFQRKDFLGIFKALNGFPATIRFLDPPLHEFLPHTKEQQLDLAKKLGIKVEVIMNRVAELHEFNPMLGFRGCRLGICYPEITRMQARAVIEAAVEAKKKGIKAKPEIMIPLVGFAKELEIQVAAVHAEAKAVMKETKTRVSYSVGTMIEIPRGALTADEVAETAEFFSFGTNDLTQTTLGMSRDDSGSFLAPYAENEILPKNPFASIDQTGVGQLMEIAITKGRQTRPNIKLGICGEHGGDPDSVKFCHKLGLAYVSCSPYRVPVARLAAAQAALADA, from the coding sequence ATGGCAGCTAAAACCCAAGCCAAGAAGACCGCTAAAAAAGCGGTTAAAACCACCGCCAAGGCCGTTAAGAAGGCCCCGGCGAAGAAGAAAACCGCCGCCAAGGCTCCTAAATACGTCTACTCGTGGGGCGCCGGCAAAGCCGACGGCAACGGCAAGATGAAGCCGCTCCTCGGCGGCAAGGGCGCCAATCTCGCCGAGATGAGCCGCATCGGCCTCCCGGTTCCCGCGGGCTTCACCGTCACGACCGAGGTCTGCACGCACTACTACGCCAACGGCCGCAAGTATCCGGCCGATCTCCAACGCCAGATGGAACTTGGCATCGCCAAGGTTGAGAAAGTGATGGGCGTGAAATTCGGTGACGCCAAGGGCTTCCCGCTCCTCGTCGCCGTGCGTTCCGGCGCCCGCGACTCCATGCCGGGCATGATGGACACCATCTTGAACCTCGGCCTCAACGACGAGACCGTCGTGGCTCTCGAAACGGCCACCGGCAACGCCCGCTTCGCCTGGGACTGCTACCGCCGCTTCGTCCAGATGTATGGCGACGTCGTTCTCGGTGTGCAAAAGCGCGCCGGCGAAGACCACGAGCCTTTCGAGGTCGTGATCGAGGAAGCCAAGGCCGAGTTCCTCGGCAACGCTCACGCCGAAGACACCGATCTCTCCGCCGATCACCTCAAAGAGGTCATCGCTCGCTTCAAGACGCTCGTCAAAGACCGCACCGGTCACGACTTCCCGTCCAACCCCTGGGACCAACTCCAAGGCGCCATGTCGGCCGTCTTCGGTTCCTGGATGAACGACCGCGCCAACGTCTACCGTCGCAAGTATGGCATCCCCGCCGAGTGGGGCACCGCCGTCAACGTGCAGGCCATGGTCTTCGGCAACACCGGCTCCGAGTCCGGTTCCGGCGTCGCCTTCACCCGCGACCCCGCCACCGGCGAGAAGGTCTTCTACGGTGAGTTCCTCATGAACGCCCAGGGCGAGGACGTCGTCGCCGGCGTGCGCACCCCTTACCCGGTTGCCGACCTCAAGAAGCAACAGCCCGCCTCCCTCAAGGAGTTGGAGCGCATCCGTGGCGTGCTCGAAAAGCACTTCACCGACATGCAGGACTTCGAGTTCACCATCCAGGACCACAAGGTCTTCATGCTCCAGACCCGCAACGGTAAGCGCACCGGCGTCGCCGCGGTGCGCATCGCCTGCGAAATGGTGAAAGAGAAGCTCATCGACTGGAAGACCGCCGTCTCCCGTGTCCCCGCCGACCAGCTCGAACAGGTCCTCGCGCCCATCTTCGACGCCAAAGCCGTCAAGGCCGCCGACAAGATCGCCACGGGCCTGCCCGCCGGTCCGGGTGCCGCCACCGGCAAGATCTACTTCAACGCCGATCGCGCCGTGGAAGCCAACGAGAAGGGCCAGAAGGTTCTCCTCGTTCGCGTTGAAACGTCCCCGGAAGATCTCCGCGGTATGATCGCGGCCGAGGGCATCCTCACTGCTCGCGGTGGTGTTTCCTCCCACGCCGCTCTCGTCGCCCGCCAAATGGGCAAGGTCTGCGTGTGTGGCGCCGCCGCCCTGCACGTCGACTACGACAAGCGCACCCTCAAGGTCGGAAAGACCACCTACAAGGAAGGTGACTTCCTCTCCATCGATGGCACCGCCGGCACCGTCTACGCCGGTGAAGTCCCCACCGCCCCTTCCGAGGTCGTGCAGGGTCTCATCCAAGGCAACAAGAAGGCCCAGAAGAGCGGCACCTACCAAAACTTCGTGCAGCTCATGGCCTGGTGCAAAAAGGCCACCAAGATGGTCGTCCGCACCAATGCCGACACCCCCGAGCAAACCGCCCAAGCGGTGGCGTTCGGTGCCGTCGGTATCGGCCTCACCCGCACGGAGCACATGTTCTTCGAAGGCGAGCGTATCGACGCCATGCGTGAGATGATCCTCTCGGACAGCACCGAAGCTCGTGAGGCCGCCCTCGCGAAGCTCCTGCCGTTCCAACGCAAAGACTTCCTCGGCATCTTCAAGGCGCTGAACGGCTTCCCCGCGACCATCCGCTTCCTCGATCCGCCTCTGCACGAGTTCCTGCCTCACACCAAGGAGCAGCAGCTCGATCTGGCCAAGAAGCTCGGCATCAAGGTTGAGGTCATCATGAACCGCGTGGCCGAACTCCATGAGTTCAACCCCATGCTCGGTTTCCGTGGCTGCCGTCTCGGTATCTGCTACCCGGAGATCACCCGCATGCAGGCCCGCGCCGTCATCGAGGCCGCCGTTGAAGCCAAGAAGAAGGGCATCAAGGCCAAGCCCGAGATCATGATCCCGCTCGTCGGTTTCGCCAAGGAACTCGAGATCCAGGTCGCCGCCGTTCACGCGGAGGCCAAGGCCGTCATGAAGGAAACCAAGACCCGCGTTTCCTACTCCGTCGGCACCATGATCGAGATCCCCCGCGGTGCGCTCACGGCCGACGAAGTCGCCGAGACCGCGGAGTTCTTCTCCTTCGGCACCAACGACCTCACCCAGACCACCCTTGGCATGTCGCGCGACGACTCCGGCTCCTTCCTCGCTCCGTATGCGGAGAACGAGATTCTGCCGAAGAACCCGTTCGCGTCCATCGACCAGACCGGCGTGGGCCAACTCATGGAAATCGCCATCACCAAGGGCCGTCAGACCCGTCCGAACATCAAGCTCGGCATCTGCGGCGAACACGGTGGTGATCCGGATTCGGTGAAGTTCTGCCACAAGCTCGGTTTGGCCTACGTGTCCTGCTCGCCTTACCGCGTGCCGGTCGCCCGCCTCGCCGCCGCTCAGGCCGCGCTCGCGGACGCCTAA
- a CDS encoding lipid-A-disaccharide synthase: MTKALPFRLPGPVDGDVDLLVVAAEHSGDQHAGRMVRGVLAAEPERRVAALGGPALAAAGAQLLEDLTAQSTMGFAVFGKLSFYRTLIAEVVRWVGAHRPKAVCFVDSSGLNLRIAKGLFDAGFSAKAGGPTKALYYISPQIWASRAKRRFQMAEHLDGLASIFPFEREVYADTSLAVEFVGHPFVAADYQPPVTYDPAGPVLLLPGSRHGVVKRLFPVMLEAFAGMAGTRQAMTLYPSDGILDTLKAARPPKTLQFLRTGETDGPVGASAVLTTSGTMSMHCALAGIPGVVTYKTDPLTYWLGRMLVKVKFIGIANLLLKEEMYPEFIQGAATARTLGHELQQALENPERVARTQVQSGQLRELLSAAAQNTASEWMRGQLKSGD; the protein is encoded by the coding sequence ATGACTAAGGCGTTGCCATTTCGGTTGCCGGGGCCGGTTGACGGAGACGTCGACTTGTTGGTCGTGGCGGCGGAGCATTCGGGGGACCAACACGCCGGGCGCATGGTGCGGGGGGTGTTGGCGGCGGAACCGGAGCGTCGGGTGGCGGCTTTGGGTGGCCCGGCGTTGGCGGCGGCGGGCGCGCAACTGCTGGAGGATTTAACGGCGCAGTCGACCATGGGATTCGCGGTGTTCGGCAAATTATCGTTCTACCGGACGCTGATCGCCGAGGTCGTGCGGTGGGTGGGGGCGCATCGGCCCAAGGCGGTATGCTTTGTGGATTCCTCCGGGCTGAATCTGCGTATTGCGAAAGGCCTTTTCGACGCGGGGTTTTCCGCCAAGGCAGGCGGTCCCACCAAGGCGCTCTACTACATCTCGCCCCAGATCTGGGCGTCGCGGGCGAAGCGGCGTTTTCAGATGGCGGAGCACCTGGACGGGCTGGCCTCGATTTTCCCGTTTGAGCGCGAGGTCTACGCCGACACTTCGTTGGCGGTGGAGTTTGTGGGACATCCCTTTGTGGCGGCCGACTATCAACCACCCGTGACGTATGATCCGGCAGGACCGGTGCTGTTGTTGCCGGGAAGTCGGCACGGGGTGGTGAAGCGGTTGTTTCCGGTCATGCTGGAGGCGTTCGCGGGTATGGCCGGAACCCGGCAGGCCATGACCCTGTATCCGAGTGATGGAATACTGGATACACTAAAGGCAGCCCGGCCGCCGAAAACGTTGCAGTTTTTGCGAACCGGGGAAACCGATGGTCCGGTCGGTGCTTCCGCGGTGCTCACCACCAGCGGGACGATGTCGATGCACTGCGCGTTGGCCGGCATACCCGGGGTGGTGACCTACAAGACGGACCCGCTGACGTATTGGCTGGGTCGTATGCTGGTCAAAGTGAAGTTCATCGGCATCGCGAATCTGTTGCTCAAGGAAGAGATGTATCCTGAATTCATCCAGGGAGCGGCCACGGCGCGCACCCTGGGGCATGAACTGCAGCAGGCGTTGGAAAATCCGGAGCGCGTGGCCCGCACTCAAGTTCAGTCCGGGCAGCTTCGGGAGTTGTTGAGCGCCGCCGCGCAGAACACCGCGTCGGAGTGGATGCGGGGACAGTTGAAATCCGGCGATTGA
- a CDS encoding Gfo/Idh/MocA family protein — MAEIDANASVRCGVAGVGSLGQHHARIYASLPKVEFVGIFETDDVRAAEICAKHNCVRFDTLEALGAACDAVSVVVPTDLHERVALPLLAAGCHLLIEKPICASLAEAERVLAAAREHDRIVQVGHIEHFNPVMSFLEKEVVAPKFITAERLAPFTPRGTEVGVVLDLMIHDIGIVLQLVQSPVKKIESVGVSLVSKTEDIANARIEFENGCVANLSTSRMSLKKVREMRVFQESGYFSFDFMRQSGHLVRTTGLLDYAGKLRTGTVDPQDPTAVPLEPVPIEKGEPLALELAHFTASVAAASQPKVGGALGRQALEVAITITEQIRAAKQA, encoded by the coding sequence ATGGCTGAAATCGATGCAAATGCCTCTGTGCGATGTGGGGTGGCGGGGGTGGGATCTCTCGGACAACATCATGCGCGCATTTACGCGAGTCTGCCCAAGGTGGAGTTTGTGGGGATTTTCGAGACCGATGACGTCCGGGCCGCCGAGATTTGTGCCAAGCATAATTGCGTGCGGTTCGATACCCTCGAAGCGCTCGGAGCGGCGTGCGATGCGGTGTCGGTGGTGGTGCCGACGGACTTGCACGAACGGGTGGCATTGCCGCTGCTGGCGGCGGGATGTCATTTGTTGATTGAGAAGCCGATCTGCGCGTCGCTGGCGGAAGCAGAACGGGTGCTGGCGGCGGCGCGTGAACATGACCGCATCGTGCAGGTGGGGCATATCGAGCACTTCAATCCGGTGATGAGTTTTCTGGAAAAGGAAGTCGTGGCGCCGAAGTTCATCACGGCGGAACGCCTGGCACCGTTTACGCCGCGCGGCACGGAAGTCGGGGTCGTGCTCGATCTCATGATCCACGACATCGGCATCGTGCTCCAACTGGTGCAGTCGCCGGTCAAGAAGATCGAAAGTGTCGGCGTGAGTCTGGTGTCGAAGACGGAGGACATCGCCAATGCCCGCATTGAATTTGAAAATGGATGTGTGGCCAATCTCAGCACCTCGCGCATGAGTTTGAAAAAGGTGCGCGAGATGCGGGTGTTCCAGGAAAGTGGATACTTTTCCTTCGATTTCATGCGGCAGAGCGGACACCTCGTGCGGACGACGGGTTTGCTCGACTATGCGGGCAAGCTGCGCACGGGAACGGTGGATCCCCAAGATCCGACGGCGGTGCCGCTGGAGCCGGTGCCGATCGAGAAGGGCGAACCGCTCGCGTTGGAATTGGCGCATTTCACGGCGAGTGTAGCGGCGGCCTCGCAGCCCAAGGTGGGCGGCGCGCTGGGACGGCAAGCGCTCGAAGTCGCCATCACGATCACCGAACAAATCCGCGCCGCGAAGCAGGCGTAG